A section of the Paramisgurnus dabryanus chromosome 4, PD_genome_1.1, whole genome shotgun sequence genome encodes:
- the LOC141282076 gene encoding uncharacterized protein yields MTSLSILLYINPSIIRSKHSEHWKQTGGSSKREDFRLTSTDTTQMEKALPLKILAVLGLVLLGSSVNEGRIVSKCELKAQLDAAFGRNVTANMTNNIPGCNATRDLVAKLVCFVNRTSRFNTSVITTIQVSNPEQLNQKPIEPNVGRPGERPPPSNVGRPGERPPPSNVGRPGERPPPSNVGRPGERPPPSNVGRPGERPPPSNVGRPGERPPPSNVGRPDGRARSRRSPPRKPEGGNNMVPPSSSGVSPNVTVHLLGIFQLNDRVACDSGSNQSLNVCRMNCSALTDDDIRDDVGCLKTLITKISNTTTAAPGSPFLPEKMDFFFPEECNSVISSSYFADCA; encoded by the exons ATGACGTCTCTGTCTATACTTCTGTATATAAACCCCTCGATCATCCGTTCAAAACACAGTGAACACTGGAAACAAACAGGAGGTTCGAGCAAGAGAGAAGACTTTAGATTGACATCTACTG ATACCACACAGATGGAGAAAGCTCTCCCATTGAAGATATTGGCAGTTTTGGGTCTTGTTCTGCTGGGGTCCAGTGTAAATGAAGGACGGATTGTGAGTAAATGTGAGCTGAAGGCTCAGCTGGACGCAGCTTTTGGAAGAAATGTGACCGCGAACATGACCAACAATATACCTGGATGCAATGCAACTCGTGACCTCGTTGCCAAAC TTGTCTGTTTCGTAAACCGGACTTCAAGGTTCAACACCAGCGTTATCACCACCATCCAGGTATCAAATCCAGAGCAGCTAAACCAAAAACCAATTGAACCAAATGTGGGCCGTCCAGGTGAAAGACCTCCTCCATCAAATGTGGGCCGTCCAGGTGAAAGACCTCCTCCATCAAATGTGGGACGTCCAGGTGAAAGACCTCCTCCATCAAATGTGGGCCGTCCAGGTGAAAGACCTCCTCCATCAAATGTGGGACGTCCAGGTGAAAGACCTCCTCCATCAAATGTGGGCCGTCCAGGTGAAAGACCTCCTCCATCAAATGTGGGACGTCCAGATGGAAGAGCAAGGAGTAGAAGATCTCCTCCCCGGAAACCAGAAGGAGGAAACAACATGGTCCCGCCCAGTAGCTCAGGTGTTTCACCTAATGTGACCGTGCACCTGTTGGGAATCTTTCAGCTGAACGATCGCGTGGCCTGCGATTCTGGATCGAACCAAAGTCTGAACGTCTGCCGCATGAATTGCAGTG CTCTGACCGATGATGACATCAGGGACGATGTTGGTTGTCTGAAGACCCTGATCACAAAAATAAGCAATAC CACGACAGCTGCTCCTGGCTCCCCTTTTCTTCCCGAAAA GATGGACTTCTTTTTCCCA